Proteins found in one Coffea eugenioides isolate CCC68of chromosome 5, Ceug_1.0, whole genome shotgun sequence genomic segment:
- the LOC113771735 gene encoding zinc finger BED domain-containing protein RICESLEEPER 2-like: protein MSISPPEVTSIARVSGADSSTPVMIDSPIFVSRDGCDPTQEGGETQEWGTEDTNRHQGDAAEDDGKFRVPKRNKTSEAWEDFDDLEENGIYYAICKHCSKKLNRGKTKQTSSMWRHRENCSVRKAKLRMAEQQTKINFQPADERFSTVPPLHTGKFDMEAMREAAAHWILMHEHPFTILEEEGFNLMMKRGWPEWQKISRMTTKKDCTQVYEIEKKKLKNLLRQVQKVSLTADMWKSKNQKIEYMVVTGHWIDGNWKLQKRVLNFVHIRPPRRGVEISDAVFKCAKEWGNEEKIHTISVDNASNNDVAVRLLKDDFGRCKKLLGGGKLFHVRCCAHVLNLMVQDGLKEIVDICENIRDSVDFVNKSDGRALLFAEIAQHLQIPGKKLLHDCRTRWNSTYEMLNCAIKYKEVFPHFQVREPLYEYCPSSEDWEKVVKVCTILEKFYTATHIISGSEYPTSNLFLPKILKVKKLLDARVDDEDDFVRGMITRMKLKFDKYWKECNLLMSIAAILDPRQKMRAIEFAFPKMYSTYEAQENITYVRKAIFELYEEYVAMGTSGNAGEGCSLNLASEIVCPPRASADYWDDLDEYCGELESDEPHKSELVDYLDKPRQPIGQNPKDFKCLDWWKINRSAYPVLSQLAADVLAIPITTVASESTFSAGTRVIDSYRASLAPETVQTLMCAGDWCRNLHGVKKKLKALGERIRLVLTCEQDGQVCPKEQVMLYVSKMIPASDRGRFFAFGRVFSEKIATGMKCKIASDLMFSASLQDFLAPGLYGF from the exons ATGTCTATTAGTCCACCCGAGGTTACTTCAATAGCACGTGTGTCTGGGGCTGATTCATCCACACCAGTCATGATTGATAGCCCAATATTTGTAAGCCGTGATGGCTGTGATCCCACACAGGAGGGTGGTGAAACACAAGAATGGGGAACCGAAGACACCAATAGGCACCAAGGAGACGCGGCTGAAGATGATGGTAAATTCCGAGTACCTAAAAGGAATAAAACATCTGAGGCATGGGAAGATTTCGACGATTTGGAAGAAAATGGCATATATTATGCCATTTGTAAACATTGTAGCAAGAAACTAAATCGGGGAAAAACTAAACAAACCAGCAGCATGTGGAGGCATCGAGAAAACTGTTCCGTTAGAAAAGCCAAGCTTAGGATGGCTGAGCAGCAAACAAAGATTAACTTTCAGCCGGCGGATGAGCGTTTTTCAACTGTACCACCATTGCACACGGGCAAATTTGATATGGAAGCAATGAGAGAGGCTGCTGCACATTGGATCTTGATGCACGAGCATCCTTTCACAATTTTGGAGGAAGAGGGTTTCAACCTAATGATGAAACGTGGCTGGCCGGAGTGGCAGAAGATCTCACGTATGACAACTAAAAAGGATTGTACACAGGTGTACGAGATAGAGAAAAAGAAGTTGAAGAACTTGCTGAGGCAGGTACAGAAAGTCAGCTTGACCGCTGATATGTGGAAATCAAAGAATCAGAAAATTGAATACATGGTGGTGACCGGACATTGGATTGATGGAAATTGGAAGCTTCAGAAAAGGGTGTTAAATTTTGTTCATATTCGACCACCACGTCGAGGAGTTGAGATTTCGGATGCAGTTTTTAAGTGTGCAAAGGAATGGGGAAATGAGGAAAAAATTCACACTATTTCCGTGGACAATGCCTCAAACAATGATGTGGCCGTGAGATTGTTGAAAGATGACTTTGGGAGATGCAAGAAGCTATTGGGTGGAGGAAAGCTGTTTCATGTTCGTTGTTGCGCCCATGTCTTGAACCTTATGGTTCAAGATGGCTTGAAAGAGATAGTAGACATTTGTGAAAATATTCGAGATAGTGTAGATTTTGTGAACAAATCTGATGGTAGGGCATTGCTATTTGCAGAAATTGCTCAACACCTGCAAATTCCTGGAAAAAAATTGCTCCATGATTGTAGGACGAGATGGAATTCAACATATGAAATGTTGAATTGTGCTATAAAATATAAAGAGGTTTTTCCTCATTTTCAAGTTCGAGAGCCCCTTTATGAGTATTGTCCATCTTCAGAGGATTGGGAGAAAGTTGTGAAAGTTTGCACCATTTTAGAGAAGTTCTACACAGCCACGCACATAATTTCGGGGAGTGAGTATCCAACTAGCAATCTATTCCTCCCTAAGATTCTAAAGGTGAAGAAACTCTTGGATGCACGAGtagatgatgaagatgattttgtCCGGGGTATGATTACAAGAATGAAGCTCAAGTTTGACAAATACTGGAAAGAGTGCAATTTATTGATGTCCATTGCAGCTATCTTGGATCCTAGACAGAAAATGCGAGCAATAGAGTTTGCCTTCCCTAAGATGTATTCCACATATGAAGCTCAAGAGAATATCACATATGTTCGAAAAGCCATCTTTGAGCTTTATGAGGAGTACGTTGCTATGGGTACAAGTGGAAATGCAGGGGAAGGTTGTTCATTAAATCTTGCATCTGAAATAGTGTGTCCACCTCGAGCAAGTGCTGACTATTGGGATGATTTGGATGAGTATTGTGGTGAACTCGAATCTGATGAACCCCATAAGAGTGAGTTGGTGGATTACCTAGACAAGCCTCGCCAACCTATTGGGCAAAATCCAAAGGATTTCAAATGTCTTGATTGGTGGAAAATCAACCGATCAGCATACCCGGTACTCTCTCAACTAGCAGCTGATGTATTGGCCATTCCTATCACTACCGTCGCATCTGAGTCCACCTTTAGTGCTGGAACTAGGGTGATTGATTCATACCGTGCTTCACTTGCTCCAGAGACAGTTCAGACGTTAATGTGTGCAGGCGATTGGTGTAGAAATTTACACGGGgtcaaaaagaaattgaaa GCTCTGGGAGAAAGGATTCGGCTTGTCTTAACCTGTGAACAAGATGGACAGGTGTGTCCCAAGGAACAGGTTATGCTCTATGTATCCAAGATGATTCCAGCATCTGACAGAGGTAGATTCTTTGCTTTTGGCCGTGTGTTTTCTGAAAAAATCGCTACTGGCATGAAG TGCAAGATTGCATCTGACCTTATGTTTAGTGCAAGTCTGCAAGACTTTCTGGCTCCAGGACTTTATGGCTTCTAA
- the LOC113771736 gene encoding transcription factor MYB102-like has protein sequence MGRSPCCDKNGLKKGPWTPEEDLKLIQHIQIHGAGNWRTLPKNAGLQRCGKSCRLRWTNYLRPDIKRGRFSFEEEETIIQLHRVLGNKWSAIAARLPGRTDNEIKNYWNTHIRKRLLRMGIDPVTHSPRVDLLDLSSILNSAQLNLSSLLGLQTLMNPELLKLAATLISSSNQENPEILLQKLQENQSLNAQMQNQMTPINLQPTQNQFQNTPQQVPLPVQSQATPAQGNMGDISMVLTNLNGQMCQENLIASSASLLPSPIYSYGMTDNTTADLSESSAFQSLNDSSNQNSQNFGFESVLSTPLSGSPLNSSSAFINSCNTEDERESYCSNLMKFGIPDSLDLDDFM, from the exons ATGGGGAGATCACCGTGTTGTGATAAAAATGGCCTCAAGAAAGGTCCATGGACTCCAGAAGAAGATCTCAAACTCATTCAACATATCCAGATCCATGGAGCAGGCAACTGGCGAACCCTCCCAAAAAATGCTG GGCTTCAAAGATGTGGAAAAAGTTGCCGGCTTCGCTGGACAAACTATTTAAGGCCAGATATCAAGAGAGGAAGATTCtcttttgaagaagaagagaccATTATTCAGCTGCATCGTGTTCTTGGAAACAA GTGGTCTGCTATAGCAGCTCGCTTGCCTGGAAGGACAGACAACGAAATCAAGAATTATTGGAATACTCATATCAGAAAAAGACTCCTTCGCATGGGAATTGATCCAGTGACTCATAGTCCTCGTGTGGATCTTTTAGATTTATCATCAATTCTCAACTCAGCTCAGCTTAATCTTTCAAGCCTACTTGGGCTACAAACTCTGATGAATCCAGAGCTGTTGAAACTTGCTGCTACTCTCATATCATCATCAAATCAAGAAAACCCTGAAATTTTATTGCAaaaacttcaagaaaatcagTCACTCAACGCTCAAATGCAAAACCAAATGACCCCTATCAATCTTCAACCTACCCAAAATCAGTTCCAAAATACACCTCAACAAGTTCCACTTCCAGTTCAAAGTCAAGCTACTCCTGCGCAAGGCAACATGGGGGATATTTCCATGGTTTTGACGAATTTGAATGGACAAATGTGTCAAGAAAATTTGATTGCTTCAAGCGCAAGTCTTCTTCCTTCACCAATTTATAGCTATGGAATGACCGATAATACTACTGCAGATCTTTCAGAAAGTTCAGCTTTCCAGTCATTGAATGATAGCAGCAATCAAAACAGCCAGAACTTTGGTTTCGAGTCGGTTTTATCCACGCCTTTATCAGGTTCACCCTTGAATTCATCGTCTGCTTTCATTAACAGTTGCAATACTGAAGACGAGAGAGAAAGCTATTGCAGTAACTTGATGAAGTTTGGAATTCCAGACAGTTTAGACCTAGATGATTTCATGTAA